The genomic region CGCTCGGCAGCGGCACCGGCCGTGCCCTGCTGGTGTGGCCGCTCCGGGCGGAGACCCCGCCACCGCGTCTGGCCATTCCGGCGTCGCTCATCGCGCAGCCGCCCTTTCGGTTCTGTTCCGCCGCCGAGGCGCTGGCGGCGTTCGAGGCGTCCTTTCGCGACCTCCGCTGGCTTGGCTTCGAGGACCCCTTCGCCCAGCGCTGCTGGAATGTGCCGGATCTGGTCGCCCAGTTCCAGCGCCAGGTCGCCGCCGATGCCCAGGCCCGCGCGCGCCACGCGCGGCAGGCGGCCTGATCGACAGCCCCCATCCCCCAACAGTCCCGCTCAGCGGATAGGCCATCACCGACACCGATTGGCAGATAAGCCGCACCCCAGCCCGCTTCTGCTGCGCTATGCTGGATGCTGCAAGCTGTCTCGGCGGGAATGTCGCTGCCCTGGATGCGCCAGGAGCGAGCACCGCCCGTGTCCAAAGGATGACCGATGCCGAACCACCCGACCCCCGCACCCACCGACGCGCCTGACGTGGCCGTCGCCGATCAGCTGGCTGGCCTGCCGCTGCGGATCGCCCTCGTCGATCTGGACGAGGATCTGACCCAGCCACGCCAGGAGTTTCCCGACGATCGCCAGCAGGAGCTGACCGCGAGCGTCGCCGCCGCCGGCATCCAGCAGCCGCTGCTCGTCCGTCCCGTGGGGAACGGCCGCTATGTCGTGGTCGATGGCGCCCGCCGCAAGCGCGCGGCGGAGGCGGCGGGCCTCCGCGAGGTACCCTGTGTCCTGTGCGACGAGGTGAATTGGCTTGCTGTCAAGCAGAGTCAGCTCATCACGAATGGCTTTCACCAGTCCCTGACGCCGCTGGAGCTGGCCCAGACGCTGGAGCTGCTCTGGCTCGGCCACCAGATCGCCGCCTTTGAAGCCGATGCGGGCGATGATGGCACGCAGACGGCGGTGCTCGTGGCGGCGGCGGGCAGTCCCGCCCGGCAGATCGCGGCGCTGCGCGACCGGCTCTGCGCGCTGTCCGGCTTTCCGAACCGCGACGCCTACCTGAGCAGCGGCGCCCACGTCCGCGTGTCCTGGACGACGGTCTTGGAGGCCATTGGCCTGGTGCAGATGACCGCTGACCAGCGCAAGCGTCTGCTGAGCCTGCTCGACCTGTCGCTGGAGGCCCAGGACGCGCTGGCCGGCGTCGACGTGAGCCAGCGCACCTTGCGGGAGCTGGCGCAGCGTCCGCCGGACGAGCAGCAGGCGCTCATCGCGCAGGCGCAGGATCAGGACGATGTCGGCGCGGCGCTGCGGCAGGCACTGAGCGCGCCGCTGCAGACCGACGCTGCACCGGAGCGGATCGCTGACTGGTCGCCCGAAGCCCTGGCCCAGGCTCTGGATGCGGCAGACACCGCGGACGCACCCAGCTCCGCCCGAGCCGGGCAGCGGGCTGCGCGCGGCGATCCTGACGACGGGCTGCCGCTGGATGTGGATGCCGATCAGCGCGCGACGTTTGAACCCGATCCGACGCTGGCGCTGCCGTTTTCAACCGGTCCAGGCCGGAAGCTGGTCTCGGAGCGGGGCGACATTGGCCGGGGCTCGCTGCCGCCGGATGGTCACGAGTATTGGTCCGAGGACGAAGCACTGCAGCTCTCCGGCGCGCTTGAGGCCGCCCTGAAGGTGCTGGACGGTGTCGGGCCGGGCTATCTGTCGGAGCAGCACTGCGGCTGGCTGCAACCGATGTGGCAGGAACTGGTCCTCCGCCTTGATGCTGCCGGGCTGGCGGCCCAGCCGGACTAGGCGCGTCGGGACTCGGGTCTGAACGAAGGCGACCAAAGGCGCAGGACGATCATGCAGACATCTTCCCCCCAATCTGGCGCGGCCCGTGCTGCTGCGAGCGGCCCGGCGGCTGATCCGGGACCGCCCACGCTCCAGGTGCTGCCCGTGGCGGCGATTCGGACCACGGCGCAGAACCCACGGGCCACCGAGACGGCACTGGACGATCTGATCGCCAGCCTGGCCGTCGAGTCCGAGCCGTATCTCGCGCAGCCGCCGTTGGTCGAGGACCGCGGCGACGGCGCGTACCGGATCATCGCCGGCGAGCGGCGCGTGCGCGCGGTGACCGCGGCCGGCTGGGCGACGCTGGCCTGTCTGGTCTATCCCGCGCTTGATCCGGCCCTGGCCCACGAACTGCGCCTGGTCGAGAACCTCCACCGCGCCGCCCTCGATGCCCTGGACGAAGCCTGCGCGCTCCGCATCGCCTGGTTCCGCGCCAATGCCGATGCGCTGGGCGTCGGCGTCGCCGCACGGGACATCCTCGGACGGGAGCACCCGCCGACCGAGACGCTCGCGCAGCTGGGGGCGCTCCTCGCCACGGTGGGCTTCGCGCCGACCCGTCCGGTGGTGACCTGGGAGCAGGTGCTGGACCGCTTGGGGCTGGATCTCAGTCCGGCGCAGCGGAAGCGCCGGATGCGGTTGTTGTCGCTCGACAGCGCGGTGCAGGCGCAGGCCCGCGTGCTGGACCTCAGTCCGGCGGCGATGCGGGCGCTGGGGACGCTGGAGCCGGCCCAGCAACAGCGGCTGCTGCAGGAGGTTGCGGAGGACCCGCGCCTGGCCCGGAAGATTCGCCGCATCGCCAGCACGGTGACCAAGGGTACCTACACGCTGGACCAGGCGCTCGACGAGGCCCGCGGCCGGGTGCGGTTCGCGGCCGATCCGGACGGCGGCGCGGCCCGCGAGCTGCCAGCCCTGAGCGGGGACGCCGATGTGGGGGAACCAGGTGCGGCTGGGGGACCGGATGACGCGGCCGTGGCCGCTGCGGACAGCGGCCCTCCCCAACCGGATCAGACGGTGATCGATGCGGTCATGGAGCTGATTAACGTCGCCAGTTCCGTGACGTCCGCCGTCGCCACCTTCAAACGCGCCATCGGCACCCAGTCGATCGCCGCGCTGGGCGAGCCCTGGGGCGGCTATGCCCAGTACGCGCTCGCCCTGCTGCGCGATGCGACCACGGAGCTTCCAACCTGAGCCTTGGCATTGCACGAGTACACCGTGAAAGGAATTTGTCCATGTCCTGCGATGGCAACCGCAACAAATACTTTGCCCATGTGTGCAGCCCTGGCAGCGCCGCAGCCGCCGCGTTCGGTGGTCAGGCCGAGGCCCAGGCGGCGCTGGAACAGATCTTCGCCACCGCCCGCAGCCAGCCGGTGACCGATCAGCAGCTGCCCAAGCTGGCCGAGATCAGCACCCGGGCCCTGTTTGCACAGATGCAGGTCGCCCAGCTGAAGCCACCAACGCACTCGGCGTCTGGGCTGCCCCGCGCCGATGCCCAGCGCGGCTACCACGTCGTCTATCAAACCCTGGAAGCGCTCAAACGGGGCCAGACCCTGCCCTCGCTCGCCCGCCAGGTGCTGGCGGCACGCCAGGAGCAGCGGACGATCGACGCGCGGGGCCTGAACGCGATCGGGCGGTTGCACTGCACCTCGTGCGGCCAGTTCGTCAAGCCGCAGGGCGGCCACATCTGTCCGCCCACGGCGACGCCGGAGGCCATGGGTCGCGCGCTGCGGCGTCGCCTCCGGGTGCCCGCGACCGCCTATCCGGAGGGCGTGCTGGCGAAGCTGATCGAGCAGGCCAGGCAGGGCCCCATTCAGATGACCCACGGCGTCAGCGGCGAGCAGGTCGCGGTGACGCTGGACGGGTTGCCGCAGGCGCTGGGCGGAGGCTTTCTGCCCGATTGGTTCCGCAGTGAATCCGGCTTTGCGCTGGCCCAGGCGGTGGGTGGGCGCGTCGTCCCAGTCTTCGACGCCACCGGCTTGCAGCGCGTGGCGCTCGCGCCGACGGCGATCGGGCAAGCCGCCCAGGCATATGGCCGGCAGCTCGCGCCGGGGGCCGTGCCCGGAACTGCCGCGTCCGTGCCGAGTTTACCGGCGCATCAGGTCGCGACGGCGGCGACCACCAGCGTCACGGGCGGACAGCCCTACGATGTGGGCCATTTCATCGGAACCGAGTATCGCAAAACGGACGCGCTCGGCACGCCGGTGACGGTCCAGGGCAAAACCTACACCGTCGGGCAGCGCGTAACGAGTCCGAACGCCTGGGGCAGCGCCCGCCACAGCGGCGTGGAGCCCGTGCCAGGTGCCACCAAGCGCAATCCCCATCCCACCAATCCGAGCGTGGGGGTGGGCCGCACCACCTATGCGGCGGTGGGGCTGCTCCTCGACGGCGAGATCGTGGAAACCAGCGATGGCACGGTGGAGGTCTATACCAAGGGCCGCGGGCAGCTGCTCAGCGTGTACGATCCCGCCACCCAGACCGTCGGCGATACGCAGGGCGCGACGAACGCCTCGGCCGAGCAAGTGGCGGCGGTGATGGCGTACCTGGCCCTGCATCCGCAGACGGCCTCCGATGTCGCGCTGGCGAACGACCTGATTCGCGCCCAGCAGGGGACCGGCGAGCCGCTGGCTGCCGCGGATGGGGCCTATATCGCGTTCAAAAATGGTCCGCTGGCCGGGAATGGAACGATCACCTTTGGTGGTCAGGTCGGCACCCAGAAGTGTCCCGCGTGCGGGCAGTTCATGGGCGACGCGCACGTGTGTCCCGCGGCGGGCGCGAGCGCCGCAGTGGCGCCCGCTGCAGGTGCTGCAGCCCCGGCCACCCCGGCACCGGCCCCCTTCGATCCGGCGACGGGTGGCGTCAACCCCGCGACGGGCTTCTATGACACGCCCACTGATCCGTATGCGCCGATTCTGGCGGATGGCGCGGGGACCGCTGCGGAGACCGGCCCGGTCGCCGCGGTCGCCGCGCCGGCAGCCGAGGCGTCAACGGCGGCATCCGTACCAGATGCCGTGGCGCCGATCTCGCCGAGCGCCGATCCCCAGTCTCCGGTGGAGGAGCCGGTCGCCGCGCCACCGCGCGAGGGTGCCGCCCCCACCGTGGCGATTGGCGCGCCGGAGGGGACGGGTGCGGCACCTCCGGTCCCGCCGATCGCGGTCACGGTCGAGCCGAAGATCGAGGTCACCGTTCCCCTGGATGCCGACGCCTTTGCCGCGGCGCTCGCGGCCAATCTGCGGACCATCGCACCCACGGCGGCGACCCAGGCGACCACCGCGACCGATCTGTCCGAGGTGGGCGCGGCGATGCGCGAGCTGGCGGCGGCGATGCAGGCCGTCGCGGCGACGGGCCAGGGCCTGCCGGTCGGCGAGGCGGGCGGGCGACGGCGGCGTGGGCGGACCCAGGCGGACGATCCGACCACGGAGCGCCCGGCGCCGGATGAGGAGCGCACGGGACCGCGCGTGCGCACGGCGGGGAAGCCGATCGACATCACCCGGCCGAAAACCGCGCAGGAACATATTGTGGATCTGGTCGTCCTCGACGCGCCCGATCCGTTCTTGACCAACGTGCCGCGCGCCGTCGGCGGCGATCTCGACCGGCCGCTGACCGAACGGGTGCCGGACGTCGATCCGAACTTCGCGATCAACGAGCAAACCGAGAAGATTCTGCGCACCATGTCGGCGATGCTCCAGCTCGGCGGCGGCAAAGCCCAGAACACCTGGTCACGGGCGTTTGGCATCTACGGCCCGCCCGGCACCGGCAAGAATACGACCGCGCGCCAGCTGGCGGCGTCGATCAAAACCCGCGACGCACAGGGGAACATCACCCAGGGCATGAACTACGCCGAGGTGAATATCACCCCCGAATCGTCGATGGACGAGATGATTGGCACGACGATCTTGACGACCGATCCCCAGTCAGGCGCCACCGTGTCGAAGGTTGCGCTCGGCAAGATCGGCCTGGCGGCGGCAATGGGCTCGGTGATCTGCGTCAACGAGATCGTGCGCAACCCCAAGCTGGCGACGGCGCTCCAGTCGATGCTGGAAGACGGCGAGATCCACGTCAACAGTCCGGAGACGGGCGACCTGATCAAGGTGCCGGTGCATCCCTCGACGGTGTTTGTGCTGACCTGGAATCCGGGCAACGAGGGTGATCCGGACCGCCCGGCGCAGGCGCCACTGGAGCGGATTATTCCGCTGCACCTGGGCGCGCCGAGCGCGAAAGAGCAGGAGGGGCGGATCGACGCGTTCTTCGCGCAGTTCGGCACGCCGGACCCGGGGGGCAGCACCACGGCGGCAGACAACGAACGGCGGCGGCAGGAGATCCTGGCGAACACCTACGGGATTCCGAGTGGTCAGGCGCTGATTCCGAGCGCGGCGGAAAAGGCGGCGGCGGTCCGCCTGTTCAACGAGCTGGGGCAGCTGGCGAGCGGGTTTGGCGGCGGACGCAAGCTGGGGTTGAACAGCGACACGCCGACGGCGCCGGGTCCTCGTCGCCTCAACAGATTCATGGCGATCGGCAAGACCCAGGGCTGGCTCTCGGCGTTGGAGACGCTGAAAATTTCATGCGATCAAGATGACACCTTCGACGAGCAATGGCGTCTCGTGCAGGAAACCTTCGCCCGCCATTTCGGCGACGACGGCGAGGCCCTGAGCCGGT from Herpetosiphonaceae bacterium harbors:
- a CDS encoding ParB/RepB/Spo0J family partition protein, which gives rise to MPNHPTPAPTDAPDVAVADQLAGLPLRIALVDLDEDLTQPRQEFPDDRQQELTASVAAAGIQQPLLVRPVGNGRYVVVDGARRKRAAEAAGLREVPCVLCDEVNWLAVKQSQLITNGFHQSLTPLELAQTLELLWLGHQIAAFEADAGDDGTQTAVLVAAAGSPARQIAALRDRLCALSGFPNRDAYLSSGAHVRVSWTTVLEAIGLVQMTADQRKRLLSLLDLSLEAQDALAGVDVSQRTLRELAQRPPDEQQALIAQAQDQDDVGAALRQALSAPLQTDAAPERIADWSPEALAQALDAADTADAPSSARAGQRAARGDPDDGLPLDVDADQRATFEPDPTLALPFSTGPGRKLVSERGDIGRGSLPPDGHEYWSEDEALQLSGALEAALKVLDGVGPGYLSEQHCGWLQPMWQELVLRLDAAGLAAQPD
- a CDS encoding ParB N-terminal domain-containing protein, giving the protein MAAIRTTAQNPRATETALDDLIASLAVESEPYLAQPPLVEDRGDGAYRIIAGERRVRAVTAAGWATLACLVYPALDPALAHELRLVENLHRAALDALDEACALRIAWFRANADALGVGVAARDILGREHPPTETLAQLGALLATVGFAPTRPVVTWEQVLDRLGLDLSPAQRKRRMRLLSLDSAVQAQARVLDLSPAAMRALGTLEPAQQQRLLQEVAEDPRLARKIRRIASTVTKGTYTLDQALDEARGRVRFAADPDGGAARELPALSGDADVGEPGAAGGPDDAAVAAADSGPPQPDQTVIDAVMELINVASSVTSAVATFKRAIGTQSIAALGEPWGGYAQYALALLRDATTELPT
- a CDS encoding MoxR family ATPase, whose amino-acid sequence is MSCDGNRNKYFAHVCSPGSAAAAAFGGQAEAQAALEQIFATARSQPVTDQQLPKLAEISTRALFAQMQVAQLKPPTHSASGLPRADAQRGYHVVYQTLEALKRGQTLPSLARQVLAARQEQRTIDARGLNAIGRLHCTSCGQFVKPQGGHICPPTATPEAMGRALRRRLRVPATAYPEGVLAKLIEQARQGPIQMTHGVSGEQVAVTLDGLPQALGGGFLPDWFRSESGFALAQAVGGRVVPVFDATGLQRVALAPTAIGQAAQAYGRQLAPGAVPGTAASVPSLPAHQVATAATTSVTGGQPYDVGHFIGTEYRKTDALGTPVTVQGKTYTVGQRVTSPNAWGSARHSGVEPVPGATKRNPHPTNPSVGVGRTTYAAVGLLLDGEIVETSDGTVEVYTKGRGQLLSVYDPATQTVGDTQGATNASAEQVAAVMAYLALHPQTASDVALANDLIRAQQGTGEPLAAADGAYIAFKNGPLAGNGTITFGGQVGTQKCPACGQFMGDAHVCPAAGASAAVAPAAGAAAPATPAPAPFDPATGGVNPATGFYDTPTDPYAPILADGAGTAAETGPVAAVAAPAAEASTAASVPDAVAPISPSADPQSPVEEPVAAPPREGAAPTVAIGAPEGTGAAPPVPPIAVTVEPKIEVTVPLDADAFAAALAANLRTIAPTAATQATTATDLSEVGAAMRELAAAMQAVAATGQGLPVGEAGGRRRRGRTQADDPTTERPAPDEERTGPRVRTAGKPIDITRPKTAQEHIVDLVVLDAPDPFLTNVPRAVGGDLDRPLTERVPDVDPNFAINEQTEKILRTMSAMLQLGGGKAQNTWSRAFGIYGPPGTGKNTTARQLAASIKTRDAQGNITQGMNYAEVNITPESSMDEMIGTTILTTDPQSGATVSKVALGKIGLAAAMGSVICVNEIVRNPKLATALQSMLEDGEIHVNSPETGDLIKVPVHPSTVFVLTWNPGNEGDPDRPAQAPLERIIPLHLGAPSAKEQEGRIDAFFAQFGTPDPGGSTTAADNERRRQEILANTYGIPSGQALIPSAAEKAAAVRLFNELGQLASGFGGGRKLGLNSDTPTAPGPRRLNRFMAIGKTQGWLSALETLKISCDQDDTFDEQWRLVQETFARHFGDDGEALSRSAPAQD